GGCTTAAACAAGTCAAAATTTGATAAAATCCAAGACTAAATTTTAGGAGTTAGTATGCAAAAATACATTTTGAAAATAAAATGTAGTGACGAAAAAGGGCTGATATATAGAGTTTCTGATGTTATATTTAAACATCGTCTAAATATCGAAACAAACAATGAATTTGTTGATAAGGAAAATAATCGCTTCTTCATGCGTGCCGAGCTTAGCGGAGAACTAAACATAGGTGAGTTTTGCGGTGTGCTTGAAGCTGTTTTACCAAGCGATGCAGAGATAAGCTGCCTTGCAAAAGCAAAAAAAGATATCATTGTTTTAGCGACAAAAGAGACACATTGCTTGGGTGATTTGCTTATTAAATTTGATAGCGGAGAGCTAAATGCAAACATTGTTGCCGTTGTCGCTAATCATGAAATTTTAAGAAGTTTGGTTGAGAGGTTTAACATACCTTTTCATGTTGTATCGGCTGAAGGCATGAGTAGAGAAGACCACGAAGATGCGGTGCTTGAAGTCATGTCACAGTATAAATTTGACTACGCGATCTTGGCTAAATACATGCGTATCCTAACGCCAAAATTTGTCAATGCTTACCCGCAAAAAATCATAAACATACATCACTCGTTTTTACCTGCTTTTATCGGAGCAAATCCTTACAAGCAAGCATATGAGAGAGGTGTTAAGATCATCGGAGCAACGGCGCATTTTGTAAACGACAACCTAGATGAAGGTCCTATCATCACTCAAGATGTGATACATGTAAATCATGAAATGAGCTGGCAAGATATGCAACGCGCGGGACGCACATGCGAAAAAAGCGTTTTATCAAAAGCACTTGACCTTGCGTTTGATGATAGACTTTTTATAAATGAAAACAAAGTGATAGTTTTTTAATGTTTAACATAGTTTTAGTTTCCCCGCAAATTCCGCAAAATACCGGAGCTATAGGGCGAATGTGTGTAAATGCAAATTTAAAGCTTCACATCGTAAAACCAACCGTTTTTAGTCTTGATGAAAAGGCGGTAAGGCGTGCAGGGCTTGATTATTGGAAGGTATTAGATCCTGTTATATGGGAAAGCTTAGATGAGTTTTTAGAGCAAAATTTAAAATTTAAAGATAGATTTTTCTTTGCTACGACTAAGACAAATAAGCTTTATTTTGACGCCAAATTTAAAAGTGGGGATTTTATATTTTTCGGCGGAGAAAGCACGGGGCTGCCTGGTGAACTAATGAAAATAAACGAAGATAACAAAATAACAATCCCAATGGGAAAGCAAGGCAGAAGCCTAAATCAAGCAATGAGCGTGGCGATCGTGGCTTATGAGGCTATAAGACAAAATATAGCTGAATTTGACTTTAGGGTGCCGATTTGAGAGCGGTTGTTTTACTTGTTTTTTGCGTCGTTTTTGCGTTTTGTCAAAATATAAAAATTGCAACTTATAACGTTGAAAATTTATTTGACGGAATAAATAACGGTAACGAATACTCTGACTTTCGTATAGGTAAAGGCAAGTGGAGCAAAGAAAAGGCTAGGCAAAAACTTCTTCGTATAAAAGAGGTTATAACTGCTTTAGATGCTGATATTATCGCTCTTCAAGAAGTAGAAAACGAAGAGGTTTTAAAAGAACTCATAGCCGGCACAAACTATAAGTATATAAATTTTAGCACGAGCAAAAATGCTCCTGTAGGGCTTGGCGTGATATCAAAGATAAAGCCAAGCTCAAGTGAGGCTTATAAAGTCCACGGTATAAAAACGCGTGATATTTTAAGGGTTAAATTTAAACTTCAAGATGGAGAA
This is a stretch of genomic DNA from Campylobacter sp. RM6914. It encodes these proteins:
- the purU gene encoding formyltetrahydrofolate deformylase, which gives rise to MQKYILKIKCSDEKGLIYRVSDVIFKHRLNIETNNEFVDKENNRFFMRAELSGELNIGEFCGVLEAVLPSDAEISCLAKAKKDIIVLATKETHCLGDLLIKFDSGELNANIVAVVANHEILRSLVERFNIPFHVVSAEGMSREDHEDAVLEVMSQYKFDYAILAKYMRILTPKFVNAYPQKIINIHHSFLPAFIGANPYKQAYERGVKIIGATAHFVNDNLDEGPIITQDVIHVNHEMSWQDMQRAGRTCEKSVLSKALDLAFDDRLFINENKVIVF
- a CDS encoding tRNA (cytidine(34)-2'-O)-methyltransferase, yielding MFNIVLVSPQIPQNTGAIGRMCVNANLKLHIVKPTVFSLDEKAVRRAGLDYWKVLDPVIWESLDEFLEQNLKFKDRFFFATTKTNKLYFDAKFKSGDFIFFGGESTGLPGELMKINEDNKITIPMGKQGRSLNQAMSVAIVAYEAIRQNIAEFDFRVPI